The stretch of DNA TTACTTATGTAGATGCCATCGGAACGGGAACCCCGGCGCTCGCACCCGAGTTTATCTACGGGCACCCCGGCCGTGAGTTCGATAACCGCTGGGACCTCTTCGACCCCGATATGGTGCAGTGGGCATCTGCTGCAAAGCTGGTTTATCGTCCCTGGAGCGGAGAGGTCGTGCTAGATACGACTGGTCCCAGCGGCGGCTATATCGCGAGCTTTCTGCTCCGTTCTTCTGCAGGCCTCTTCGACCCGGAGGAGTACACGACACCCACCGACGGCCTCTCTCTGCCCAACGCGTCGTCAATCGGCCTCATCGCGGACGCCATCTATCCCGGTCGCTATAGCCTGGGCGACATACTCCCGACGAACCTCTCTGAACCTGAATTGCTGTCGACGTTTACCGAAGCTACTTTCATCGCACGTGCGGGGTTCAAGCGGGGAAGCTTCGACTTCGAATCCGATGGCTTACCGTTTCATTTTGTTGTCGCGTCAATTCCTGAGCCTACGAGCGCTGCTCTCCTGACGATTGTCGTATTGGGAGCCGCCACGGCGTCTCTGAAACCTGGGAAACACTAGTTCTCGTTGGTAGTGTAGGGCGAAAGCATTGTAGTGTAAGCCGAAACAAGCGCAGAGCGGATCCGGCGCGGCGCCATGGATAGCGCCAAACGGACCGTGGCTTGAGAAATGGCGTCCTCGCCGTGGGCCTACAACGAGCCGATGATGACGTTGGGGAGAACTGGTGGGTAGGATGCAGGGTGTTGAAACTCCTCTAGCTTCGGAGCTTGCCCATGCGACTGGCCATCCTTCTTGCGCTGGTATTAACTGCTGCCCAGGCAGGCGCCGCGACAGTCGTCATACCCGATTCGGTTGACTTCTACACGGATGGACAAGCCCAGATCGGTAGCCATCAATTAGCGGTCTATCAAGAATCTACCCTGAACGACCATACCTCCTTCTTCTTCGACAGCGAGTTCGATCCACTTACTTCAATTCCTGTTCTCAAGAATCTCGGCGTCAACCTCGACGAAGGGTCTGATTGGTATCTCGTTCGCAAAGGGGATTCTTTTACGCCTCAAGCCATTGCGAGCGGCACTTTTCTTCGGCTAGTAGGGCCGGGCCCCACTTCTATCACAAGCGCCACCATTGATCCGAGTTACTGGTCCAACTGGCCTATCCCCGGAGTTGACCCTTTTCCACTCCAGAACTGGCAAACCAGCTTCTATCTCGGCTTTGCAACTTCTCTGGGCTTCGAGGACTTCCCAGAACGCGATATCTACGGCTGGGTAGAGTTACAGTTTTACCCCTATCCCTTTCCGTCATTGCCGCCCAACCGACTGCGATTGCTTGGCAGCGCCACCGCCTTTGACTCAGGCGGGATCGTCATCGGCTCTCTGCAAGCAGTTCCAGAACCATCGTCTCTGCTGATTGCCGCGATGGGACTGCTGGCCTGCGGTTGCCGGCGACGAACGGCGTAACCACCCAATAGGCTTGCTTGAGCAGCAGGCGATTGTTCCACGGAACGACGATGAGCCGACGATGGCATGGGGCTGAGATGGTGGGTAGTATGATGGCGGCAGAATCTCTCATCCCTCGGAACGCACCGATGCGCCTGGCCATCCTATCGATTGCAATCGTCCTTGCCGGGCAGGCGTATGCGGCGCCGGTTGTGACAGCCGACACCGTTGAGTTGAATTTTGATACTTTCCCCGTACGTGATGTTCAACTCACCGTAAAGCAAACACTAGCGGGCGACTTTACTTCGTTTTGGTTCGATCTTGATGTGCAGACACATCCCGGGACCTACGATATCGCGATAAGCAACTTCACCGTCAATCTCGACGAAGGGTCCGATTGGTATCTTGTCAGGGAAGGAGATATCTTCACCAATGCAGCGATTGACGATTGGGCGTTCGTTGGGTTTGGTGGGGCTACTCAGCTGATTGACTTCAGCTACCACTCTGGATCGTCACTCTCAAGCCCCAGCTTCTACTTGGCCTTTGCGACTTCGGAGCCGGGCACTTTCCTTCCTCGCAATGTGTTCGGCTGGGTGCATCTGCGGATGCCAACAATTTCCACCGGACCATCGCCTTTCTTTCCTCCTCTAACGGTAGAGATATTGGAAAGCGCTACGGCATACGGCTCGTCCGGCGTCATCGTCGGCTCGCTGCAAGCAGTTCCGGAACCATCGTCTCTGCTGGTCGGCGCTATGGGACTGCTAGGCTGCGGTTGCTGGCGTCGGGCGGCGTAGCGATCCACTAAGCACGCTCGACCCCTGGCTCGAGAAGATGGCGTCCGCGCCGCGCACCGGCGACGAGCCAATGATGGCGCTCGGGTAGGATTAAGAATGGGACGCGGATGGACGCGGATTATTCGGATGATCGCGGATAGACTAGAAATCATCGGCGTTCATCCCTTTGATCCGCGTTCATCCGCGTCCCATTCTTTCTTTGCATGCCCGCGCCCGCACTGATCGCCGTTGATTCTGAGCAGACGAGCGCTTCGCGGGTCAACATCTTTGTGCATGGCTATCGCTCGATGGCTTCGCCCGCCGAGGTCGAGGCGGCGCGGTTGCGAGTGCAACGCACCGGGGTTACGGGGGCGAGTTACCTGTTCCGCTGGATGGCGGGGAGCTGGGGCGATTCGGCGACCTTCACGGGACTGCGCGCCGCGGCCAAGGCTGGGCGGATCCGTTACGCGTTGTCGCCGATGTCACTGCTAATCGACGCGGGAGTCATTGGCCTCCACGAGGTGGCGCAGTTCAAAAGGATGGAGCGCCGCGCCGAGCAAGTCGGCCGTGAGCTGCCGTCGCTGATCGCTGAGATCGCCGAAGGCCGGCCGGTGAACTTGATCGGGCACTCGCTCGGCGCGCGGGTCGTGCACCAGACGCTCCGCGGAGCGCACGCGGCCGACCTGACCATTAGCGACGTCGTGCTGCTCGCCGGCGCCGCGGACCTCGACGCGGCCGACTGGGAGCAGTGCGTCCGCGGCATCCACGGCACGCTCTACAACCTCTACTCGCCGCGCGACCGCATCCTGCGGATGACGCCCGACCTGCGGCGGCGGATCGGCTGCCGCCCGCTGCCGGACGTCGTCGTCGACGGCGTGTCGAAGGTCGTCAACCATGCGTCGGCGGACGTGTCGCACGTCGCGCACTGGACGCAACTCGCCGAG from Botrimarina mediterranea encodes:
- a CDS encoding PEP-CTERM sorting domain-containing protein; translation: MRLAILLALVLTAAQAGAATVVIPDSVDFYTDGQAQIGSHQLAVYQESTLNDHTSFFFDSEFDPLTSIPVLKNLGVNLDEGSDWYLVRKGDSFTPQAIASGTFLRLVGPGPTSITSATIDPSYWSNWPIPGVDPFPLQNWQTSFYLGFATSLGFEDFPERDIYGWVELQFYPYPFPSLPPNRLRLLGSATAFDSGGIVIGSLQAVPEPSSLLIAAMGLLACGCRRRTA
- a CDS encoding PEP-CTERM sorting domain-containing protein — its product is MRLAILSIAIVLAGQAYAAPVVTADTVELNFDTFPVRDVQLTVKQTLAGDFTSFWFDLDVQTHPGTYDIAISNFTVNLDEGSDWYLVREGDIFTNAAIDDWAFVGFGGATQLIDFSYHSGSSLSSPSFYLAFATSEPGTFLPRNVFGWVHLRMPTISTGPSPFFPPLTVEILESATAYGSSGVIVGSLQAVPEPSSLLVGAMGLLGCGCWRRAA
- a CDS encoding DUF726 domain-containing protein → MPAPALIAVDSEQTSASRVNIFVHGYRSMASPAEVEAARLRVQRTGVTGASYLFRWMAGSWGDSATFTGLRAAAKAGRIRYALSPMSLLIDAGVIGLHEVAQFKRMERRAEQVGRELPSLIAEIAEGRPVNLIGHSLGARVVHQTLRGAHAADLTISDVVLLAGAADLDAADWEQCVRGIHGTLYNLYSPRDRILRMTPDLRRRIGCRPLPDVVVDGVSKVVNHASADVSHVAHWTQLAELLPKVWTACQATPETEATPAVEP